From Mucilaginibacter gotjawali:
CCAGGGCGATGTTACTCATGATGCCTGCTGTTCCAGGAAACTGATCAGGTGCTCCTCAAGTAAATCCGTGTTATAATCACTCTCACCAGCCAAAACGATGACGGTCAATTCATCTTCCGTCACGGTTATATTCAGCGCCGGTCCCGCGATCACTTCGGGGAACGATAAATTGATCTCATCAAATACGTGAGCGTATTCGATGGCGAGATTAGATCCCAGTTTTTGATTGATATAAGCTGCGAAATCTGTTTTTAATACGTCAAACAGCTTTTCTGCGCTGAGTGGCTGAATATTTCTGATAGTTGCCATAGGCTTACATAAGCAATACAACCTATTTAAGTTTTATACCTGAGCAACTATATATTTAAAACGATAATACAGGTTCAAAACCTAATTTAATGGCCAGCCCGAAACCCTCCCGCTGATAACCGCATCAGCAAACAAATGATTGAAGGTAACTTTTTCTAAAGGACCTGCCAGTTCATGATATTGATGTGGGGGTAAGATTACCATAGAATGGGTATTTTTGATTATGGTGCGAAACTTAGATAAAATATCCAATTGATTGTTACGAGGCCAGTTGCCGGGGTTACAATACCAAATTGCCGACTACGTATATTATTATCAATGTAGGTTAAGCAGAAAAGCCGCTTAACGCGGCTCTTCTTATCCTCTCACAATTCATTCCTCATATTCAATTTAATCAGCCGTTTCTGTACTGGCTTCGTAGTTCACATGGTTCTCAGCTATCTGTGTTAAAAGCGCATCAGCCGTTTTTTCTTCATCAATGGTTAAAACCAATAATTCGGCGATCTCGTAATAACCCAGTGTTTTAGCCAGGCTGATCATACCGCCATAAGAGGCAATTTCGTAATGCTCAGCTTTCTGGCCGGCGAAAATCAAACCGACATCGCGTTGAGCGGAGCCTTCATCCGTATGACTGATGACCTCATCGCCTTCATCGACGATACCCGACATCGCGTCGCATTTAGTGGTTTCCGGTTCCAGGCCAAGGATGCCAAATATTTGCTCTAAACGGCTCACATGAACCTCGGTTTCTGCCAGATGATTGATAAAGGCCGTTTTTAGCTCCTGCGACGTTGCCGCTTCGGCCATATCCGGTAAGGTATCTACCAATTTTCTTTCGGCCCAAAGCAAGTCTTTTAATTCGTCAACAAAGAATTCCATCAATTTGGAGTTGCCCGATGAAGGGACTTGTTCTTCCTGCCATTCTTCCCCATGTTCAATGCTTCCAGGTTCCGGTGCATAACCGGCAGCCTGCTGGTACTCGCCTGCTGCGCCATCAAAAGAGGGTTCTGCAACCGGCGCTTCGCCGTCGAACAAAGTTTCGCCGGTATCCCCGTTGTTCATATTTAATTCCTGATACACAGGTTGATCATTTTGACCTTCCGTGTCATCTGTTTCAACCTGGTCACGTAAAGATTTGATCAGGTTATGACCTTCAGTAATTCCCTGTTGCTGGAGCTGCAAGACTTGAACCAGTTCCGGACTAAGTTCGTTTTGCGGGTACAGCGCGTCACGGTAAGCGGCTTTGGCAGCGTCTTCGCCGCGTTCGCATTCATTCAATACCGCTAACAAATCATTACCGGTAAACGTGGCCTTTATATCAATCCAGGCGCGGTGCAGGTCGCCAGAAGTGCTGGTGCCTTCGGCCGCTTCCCCGCCATATTGCTGGACGATATCGGTCAGTTCGACCACATATTGCTGGCTTTCTCCGGCCAGTTTGTTAAACACGGCGATCAAGCCATTGTCGTCGCCTTCCAGGTCGGTGCCTGCTTTTTCAAAACCCGCTACGCGGTCATTATTGATCTTGATCAGGTCGTTGATCACATCAAGCGCTTTTTCAGAGATTTCCATAGGTAAATAGTTATTAATTAGTTTTTGGTTATTTTGTAGTTCGCCGGCATGATCGAGCCTGGCTACGATTCGGCGGGCACGTTCTGCGCGGGCTTCTGTTACTTCGGCAGGCGCTGCAGAAATATCCGTAGTATCGTAAAGCCTGTCTTCGTTAAAATGCGCATGCGCATAAAATTGAGGGTGTTCATAGGGTGCATGACCATGCCCCTCCAACAGATTCCGTATCGACATCTCAACATCCGGTGCCAGCCTTGATACGCCTTCATAGGCCGGTAAAGCGGCAATTTGACCGTCA
This genomic window contains:
- a CDS encoding DUF892 family protein, translating into MLNRKEWRNGVAMMENNFDTGLRELADSSFMVVPGTTDITGWSVLDQRGQVIGEIAGLLFDEHDASVRYLIIALRENADYHAKRIVVPVGLAKSRPADLTIILPEVSDGQIAALPAYEGVSRLAPDVEMSIRNLLEGHGHAPYEHPQFYAHAHFNEDRLYDTTDISAAPAEVTEARAERARRIVARLDHAGELQNNQKLINNYLPMEISEKALDVINDLIKINNDRVAGFEKAGTDLEGDDNGLIAVFNKLAGESQQYVVELTDIVQQYGGEAAEGTSTSGDLHRAWIDIKATFTGNDLLAVLNECERGEDAAKAAYRDALYPQNELSPELVQVLQLQQQGITEGHNLIKSLRDQVETDDTEGQNDQPVYQELNMNNGDTGETLFDGEAPVAEPSFDGAAGEYQQAAGYAPEPGSIEHGEEWQEEQVPSSGNSKLMEFFVDELKDLLWAERKLVDTLPDMAEAATSQELKTAFINHLAETEVHVSRLEQIFGILGLEPETTKCDAMSGIVDEGDEVISHTDEGSAQRDVGLIFAGQKAEHYEIASYGGMISLAKTLGYYEIAELLVLTIDEEKTADALLTQIAENHVNYEASTETAD